A genomic region of Nostoc sp. UHCC 0702 contains the following coding sequences:
- a CDS encoding DNA phosphorothioation system restriction enzyme, translated as MYLTPNSVQQLPFFRLRLPIVGESKGRYEARQPLPGCPRLPLSLQLRQYQQQAIANWFANNGRGTLKMATGSGKTITALAIACELYQQINLQVLLVVCPYRHLVTQWARECEKFNLQPILAFDNFRTWQSQLSTQIYNLRSGSQKFVTVITTNSTLIGEGFQSQLKYFPAKTLIIGDEAHNLGAPKLEESLPRRVGLRLALSATPERYFDDGGTQSLFDYFGPVLQPEFTLSHAIACGALVHYLYYPILVELTEAESIAYLKLTKKIGRSLLYRERENPQAGNFEDNEDLKPLLMQRARLIGAAENKLIALRDLMATRKDTTHTLFYCSDGSQEVGQRSSLRQLKAVAKILGVELGYKVTTYTAQTPLQEREILRRQFESGELQGLVAIRCLDEGVDIPAIQTAVILSSSGNPRQFIQRRGRVLRPHPGKERATIFDMIVLPPDLDRETIEIERNLLRKELRRFVEFADLADNAGEARMKLLDLQKRYGLLDI; from the coding sequence ATGTACCTGACGCCAAATTCAGTGCAACAACTGCCCTTTTTTCGCCTGCGATTACCAATTGTAGGGGAAAGTAAGGGCAGGTATGAAGCTCGGCAACCATTACCAGGATGTCCAAGATTACCTTTATCTCTGCAATTGCGGCAATATCAGCAACAAGCTATTGCCAACTGGTTTGCTAACAATGGCAGAGGTACGTTAAAAATGGCTACTGGTAGTGGTAAAACTATCACAGCACTAGCGATCGCTTGTGAATTATATCAGCAGATTAATTTACAGGTATTGTTAGTGGTGTGTCCCTACCGCCATCTTGTCACCCAATGGGCGCGAGAATGTGAAAAATTTAACTTACAACCGATTTTAGCTTTCGATAATTTCCGCACTTGGCAAAGTCAACTTTCGACGCAAATTTATAATCTGCGTTCTGGTTCGCAGAAGTTTGTCACGGTAATTACCACCAACTCCACATTAATTGGAGAAGGGTTTCAGTCTCAACTCAAGTATTTTCCAGCCAAGACTTTAATTATCGGCGATGAAGCACATAATTTGGGTGCGCCTAAGTTAGAAGAAAGTTTGCCAAGGCGCGTAGGTTTGCGACTGGCTTTATCTGCCACACCAGAGAGGTATTTTGATGATGGGGGGACGCAATCTTTATTTGATTATTTTGGCCCAGTTCTCCAGCCAGAGTTTACCTTGAGCCATGCGATCGCTTGTGGTGCTTTGGTGCATTATTTGTATTATCCAATACTTGTAGAATTAACTGAAGCCGAAAGTATTGCTTATTTAAAATTAACAAAAAAAATCGGGCGATCGCTGTTGTATCGAGAACGAGAAAATCCACAAGCGGGAAACTTTGAAGACAATGAAGATTTAAAGCCTTTGTTGATGCAAAGGGCGAGGTTAATTGGTGCGGCGGAAAATAAATTAATTGCTTTGCGAGATTTAATGGCAACTCGCAAAGACACAACACACACACTTTTTTATTGTAGTGATGGTTCGCAAGAAGTTGGGCAACGTTCATCGCTGCGTCAACTCAAAGCTGTTGCGAAAATTTTAGGAGTAGAACTAGGATACAAAGTTACTACCTATACAGCCCAAACACCTTTACAAGAAAGAGAAATTTTACGCCGTCAATTTGAAAGCGGCGAATTGCAAGGTTTGGTGGCGATACGCTGTTTAGATGAAGGAGTTGATATTCCAGCAATTCAGACAGCAGTGATTTTATCAAGTTCTGGTAATCCTCGTCAGTTTATCCAGCGGCGGGGGCGAGTTTTGCGTCCTCATCCAGGTAAAGAACGCGCCACCATATTTGATATGATAGTCTTGCCACCAGACTTAGATCGAGAAACCATAGAAATTGAGCGTAACTTGTTAAGAAAAGAATTGCGTCGCTTTGTCGAATTTGCTGATTTGGCTGATAACGCTGGCGAAGCAAGAATGAAGTTACTCGATTTACAAAAGCGGTATGGATTATTAGATATTTGA
- a CDS encoding transposase, producing MRFTKLNYCQYLLSSQINYTVTNLAEHLDQISHDKINRYLKNEKLTPRLLWDNVKDIVQVSDTAYLVFDDTVLDKRYATEIETSKRQYSGNQHGVIQGIGLINCIYVNHEEGKFWVVDYRIYDPDSDGKTKIDHVTEMLQNLVYHKVLPFQAVLMDSWYATNKLMLYIDGLGKYYYCPLKRNRLVDDTNCLENYKRIESLSWNEEELISGKIIKIKKFPQAKKVKLFRVTVSTDRTDFIATNDLSQDSTDVVQKVCKVRWKIEEFHRELKQLTGIESCQCRKGRIQRNHIACAILVWLRLKNLAYITGQTIYQIKHGLLSNYLVQQLKRPAVPMFIA from the coding sequence ATGAGATTTACTAAACTTAACTATTGCCAATACTTGTTGAGCAGTCAGATTAATTATACAGTCACGAATTTGGCAGAGCATTTAGATCAGATCAGTCATGATAAAATTAACCGTTATCTCAAAAATGAAAAGTTAACACCTCGTTTGCTTTGGGATAATGTTAAAGATATCGTCCAAGTGAGTGATACTGCATATCTAGTTTTTGATGACACGGTGCTGGATAAACGATACGCCACAGAAATAGAGACAAGTAAACGACAATATAGTGGCAACCAACATGGTGTAATCCAGGGTATCGGCTTAATAAATTGTATATATGTCAATCATGAAGAAGGAAAATTTTGGGTGGTTGACTATCGTATTTATGACCCAGACTCAGATGGTAAAACTAAAATAGACCATGTAACAGAAATGCTGCAAAACCTTGTATATCATAAGGTTTTACCATTCCAAGCTGTGTTAATGGACAGTTGGTATGCCACAAATAAATTAATGTTATACATTGATGGCTTAGGAAAATATTATTATTGTCCTTTGAAACGTAATCGACTTGTAGATGATACTAATTGTCTTGAAAATTATAAAAGGATTGAATCATTATCTTGGAATGAGGAGGAGTTGATATCAGGTAAAATAATAAAAATAAAAAAGTTTCCTCAAGCTAAAAAAGTGAAACTATTCCGAGTAACTGTCTCGACCGACAGAACGGATTTTATCGCTACAAACGATTTATCTCAAGATTCTACGGATGTTGTACAAAAAGTGTGTAAGGTTCGATGGAAAATTGAAGAGTTTCACCGCGAATTAAAGCAATTGACTGGCATTGAATCATGTCAATGCCGTAAGGGTCGTATTCAAAGAAATCATATCGCCTGCGCTATTTTAGTCTGGCTTCGGCTCAAAAATTTAGCTTATATAACTGGTCAAACAATTTATCAAATTAAGCATGGACTACTATCTAATTATTTAGTTCAGCAACTAAAACGTCCGGCTGTTCCTATGTTTATCGCGTAG
- the lexA gene encoding repressor LexA produces MERLTEAQKELYEWLTEYIRMHQHSPSIRQMMQAMNLKSPAPIQSRLEHLRTKGYIEWTEGKARTIRILRGTKQGVPILGTIAAGGLIEPFTDAVDHLDFSNFSLPPQSFALRVAGDSMIEDLIADGDLVFLRPVPEPEHLKNGTIVAARVDGYGTTLKRFYRQSDRVILKPANPKYNPIEVPAMQVQVQGSLIGVWRGYN; encoded by the coding sequence ATGGAACGTTTAACGGAAGCTCAAAAAGAACTTTATGAATGGTTGACAGAATATATCAGAATGCATCAGCATTCACCTTCCATTCGCCAGATGATGCAAGCGATGAACTTGAAGTCACCTGCACCAATTCAAAGTCGTTTAGAACATTTACGCACGAAAGGATATATTGAATGGACTGAAGGGAAAGCGCGAACCATACGAATTTTACGTGGTACAAAACAAGGTGTACCAATTTTAGGCACAATTGCGGCTGGTGGTTTAATAGAACCGTTTACCGATGCTGTAGATCATTTAGACTTTTCTAATTTCTCATTACCTCCCCAAAGCTTTGCTTTGCGGGTAGCTGGCGATAGCATGATTGAAGATTTAATTGCTGATGGAGATTTAGTATTTCTGCGTCCAGTACCAGAACCGGAACATCTCAAAAATGGCACCATCGTCGCCGCTAGAGTTGATGGGTACGGTACAACTTTAAAACGTTTTTATCGACAAAGCGATCGCGTCATTCTTAAACCGGCAAATCCTAAATACAACCCCATTGAAGTCCCCGCTATGCAAGTGCAGGTGCAAGGTTCCCTCATCGGCGTTTGGCGTGGTTACAATTGA
- the argF gene encoding ornithine carbamoyltransferase has translation MAALSGRDFLSLADLSPTELQELLQLATQLKSQQLQLQCNKVLGLLFSKASTRTRVSFTVAMYQLGGQVIDLNPNVTQVSRGEPVQDTARVLDRYLDILAIRTFAQQELEIFANYAKIPVINALTDLEHPCQVLADLLTIQESFGTLAGLTLTYVGDGNNVANSLMLGCALVGMNVKIATPNGYEPNASIVEQARAIANHKTEVILTHDPELAAKEANVLYTDVWASMGQETQANDRLPIFQPYQISESLLSLAEPDAIVLHCLPAHRGEEITEAVIEGSQSRVWEQAENRLHAQKALLASILGAE, from the coding sequence ATGGCAGCATTAAGCGGACGAGATTTTTTAAGTTTGGCTGACCTCAGTCCAACGGAATTACAAGAACTCCTGCAATTGGCGACGCAATTGAAATCACAACAGTTGCAGTTGCAGTGTAACAAGGTGTTGGGTTTGTTGTTCTCTAAAGCTTCAACTCGCACACGAGTCAGTTTTACTGTGGCGATGTACCAACTGGGTGGACAGGTAATTGACTTGAACCCCAATGTCACCCAAGTGAGTCGGGGAGAACCTGTACAGGATACAGCACGGGTGTTGGATCGATATCTGGATATTTTGGCAATTCGGACTTTTGCCCAGCAGGAATTGGAAATTTTTGCTAACTATGCCAAAATTCCTGTAATTAATGCGCTGACCGATTTAGAACATCCTTGTCAGGTATTGGCTGATTTATTGACGATTCAAGAAAGTTTTGGCACTCTTGCTGGCTTAACTTTGACCTATGTGGGTGATGGTAATAATGTCGCTAATTCTCTCATGTTGGGCTGTGCTTTGGTGGGAATGAATGTTAAAATTGCCACGCCTAATGGATATGAGCCAAATGCTAGCATTGTCGAACAAGCACGCGCGATCGCTAATCATAAAACTGAAGTAATTCTCACTCATGACCCAGAATTAGCAGCGAAAGAAGCTAATGTACTCTACACCGATGTGTGGGCAAGTATGGGGCAAGAAACACAAGCAAACGATCGCTTGCCAATTTTTCAACCTTATCAAATTTCGGAATCGTTATTAAGTCTTGCCGAACCAGACGCAATTGTTTTACACTGCTTACCAGCCCATCGTGGTGAAGAAATTACTGAAGCTGTCATTGAAGGTTCTCAATCACGAGTTTGGGAACAAGCAGAAAATCGCTTGCACGCCCAAAAAGCTTTGCTAGCCAGCATTTTAGGAGCAGAATGA
- a CDS encoding site-specific DNA-methyltransferase: MARQRKSEQREIEQYKHENKQRVNNPPIGLVNPNTDPEESAKKYAYDPHLDPQLVWAGKAEHTSFEVPTVSLHVHERIDPRTIIEAVQKRKNEKVKQLSLFQTSEENPPIRQAIEFYKHKHNWTNRLVAGDSLLVMNSLLTKEGMAGQVQMIYIDPPYGIQYGSNFQPFVNKRDVKDRNDEDLTQEPETIKAFRDTWELEIHSYLTYLRDRLLLAKDLLHEEGSIFVQIGDKNVHRVRCLMDEVFGSHNFCMEIVLMKASSQSSKLLPGVNDFLLWFAKDISQIKYRELFTECDPIENPNERYICVETKNGELIDLSLAQKTGKQPLPEGRICRLWPTFSQRRGSDNSFKYTFNNVEYEPPARYGWQTTITGLKRLADAGRLHPIGKSLRWKVYHDEFPYKTLNSTWLDLSPGGFGEQRIYVLQTDHRAIERCLLMTTEPGDLVLDPTCGSGTTAYVAEHWGRRWITCDTSRVSITIAKQRLMTAVFDSYELANFKEGLKGDFKYKTVSRITLKSIANNPEIKEGMAKKEIEEVIQKHAAKEILYDQPLVDKSKVRITGLFTVESVPAPTVKPLDDIERFANPPVADLSIARSGETLSQAEWRDELLKTGIRGKSGQYILFSRVESLPEMRWLHADAETKPSNQEDNTYQTSSGIEEKPMRAVISFGTKYAPLDRRQVEMAIEEAQTLVPKPKLIIFAAFQFDPEAAKNIDETNWPGVTLLKVQMNADLLTEDLKKKRASNESFWLIGQPDVALRRIHRGEDTGKWEVEVHGFDYYNTRTGNIESGSVEKITMWMLDTDYDGRSIFPSQVFFPMAGEKDGWSRLARNLKAEIDEELIDSYQGTVSLPFAMGNYQRVAVKIVDDRGIESLKIIRLT, encoded by the coding sequence ATGGCAAGGCAGAGAAAATCAGAGCAGAGGGAAATTGAGCAGTATAAGCATGAAAACAAGCAACGAGTCAATAATCCACCAATTGGGCTAGTTAACCCAAACACTGACCCAGAAGAGAGTGCTAAGAAGTATGCCTACGATCCTCACCTTGATCCTCAGTTAGTTTGGGCTGGTAAAGCAGAGCATACCAGTTTTGAAGTGCCTACAGTTTCTCTGCACGTCCATGAACGTATAGATCCGCGCACGATTATCGAGGCAGTGCAAAAGCGTAAGAATGAAAAGGTGAAACAACTGTCCTTATTTCAAACTTCAGAAGAAAATCCCCCAATTCGGCAGGCTATTGAATTCTACAAGCACAAACATAACTGGACAAACCGCTTAGTTGCTGGAGATTCCCTTTTAGTGATGAATTCACTATTAACAAAGGAAGGCATGGCGGGACAGGTGCAAATGATTTATATTGATCCGCCCTATGGAATTCAATATGGTTCTAATTTTCAACCATTCGTGAATAAACGTGACGTAAAAGATCGTAATGATGAAGATTTGACCCAAGAGCCAGAGACTATTAAAGCATTTAGAGATACTTGGGAGTTAGAAATACATTCTTATTTAACTTATTTGCGCGATCGTTTATTGCTTGCAAAAGATTTACTCCATGAAGAAGGCTCTATATTTGTGCAAATAGGTGATAAAAATGTTCATCGAGTTAGGTGCTTAATGGATGAAGTATTTGGCAGTCATAACTTTTGCATGGAAATTGTTCTAATGAAAGCAAGTAGTCAGTCATCTAAATTATTGCCAGGCGTCAATGATTTCTTGCTATGGTTTGCAAAGGATATCAGCCAGATCAAGTATAGAGAATTGTTTACAGAATGTGACCCCATAGAAAATCCAAACGAGCGATATATTTGTGTTGAGACAAAAAATGGAGAACTTATTGATCTTTCTCTAGCACAAAAAACAGGCAAGCAACCATTACCAGAAGGTCGTATTTGTAGACTATGGCCAACATTTTCTCAAAGACGTGGCAGCGATAATTCATTTAAATACACATTTAATAATGTTGAGTATGAGCCGCCTGCAAGATATGGCTGGCAAACCACTATCACAGGTCTAAAACGTTTAGCAGATGCCGGAAGATTACATCCTATTGGTAAATCATTACGATGGAAAGTCTATCATGATGAGTTTCCATACAAGACTTTAAATAGTACTTGGTTAGATTTAAGTCCAGGTGGATTTGGGGAACAGAGAATTTATGTTCTACAGACTGATCACAGAGCCATAGAGCGTTGTCTTTTAATGACAACTGAACCAGGAGATTTAGTACTAGATCCAACCTGTGGCAGTGGCACTACAGCGTATGTTGCAGAACACTGGGGAAGACGTTGGATCACTTGTGATACTTCTCGTGTATCTATTACCATTGCAAAACAAAGGTTGATGACGGCAGTTTTTGATTCTTATGAATTAGCGAATTTCAAAGAAGGTTTAAAAGGAGATTTTAAATATAAAACAGTATCTCGTATTACGCTTAAATCCATTGCCAACAATCCAGAAATTAAAGAAGGAATGGCAAAAAAAGAAATTGAGGAAGTGATTCAAAAACACGCTGCTAAGGAAATTCTTTACGATCAACCTCTAGTAGATAAATCAAAAGTAAGAATTACAGGGCTATTTACAGTTGAGTCTGTTCCTGCACCAACCGTTAAACCCCTTGATGATATTGAAAGGTTTGCGAATCCCCCAGTAGCCGATTTATCTATTGCCCGTTCTGGGGAAACTTTAAGTCAGGCAGAATGGCGTGATGAACTACTAAAAACGGGAATTCGAGGCAAAAGCGGTCAATATATTCTCTTTTCAAGAGTCGAGTCTTTACCAGAAATGCGTTGGCTTCATGCTGATGCCGAAACTAAACCCAGTAATCAAGAAGATAATACTTACCAAACCAGCAGTGGTATTGAAGAAAAGCCTATGCGTGCTGTTATTTCATTTGGCACAAAATATGCTCCTCTAGATCGACGCCAAGTAGAAATGGCAATTGAAGAAGCACAAACCCTGGTTCCTAAACCCAAGTTAATTATCTTTGCTGCCTTTCAATTTGATCCTGAAGCAGCAAAAAATATTGATGAAACTAACTGGCCTGGTGTCACTCTACTCAAAGTACAAATGAATGCGGATCTACTTACAGAAGACCTGAAGAAAAAACGTGCTAGCAACGAGAGTTTTTGGCTCATTGGTCAACCCGATGTTGCACTTCGTCGTATTCATAGAGGAGAAGATACGGGTAAATGGGAAGTAGAAGTTCATGGCTTCGATTACTACAACACCAGAACCGGAAATATTGAATCTGGCAGTGTTGAAAAAATCACCATGTGGATGCTGGATACTGATTATGATGGCAGAAGTATTTTTCCTAGCCAAGTCTTCTTTCCAATGGCAGGAGAGAAAGATGGCTGGTCACGTCTTGCCAGAAATCTTAAAGCCGAGATTGATGAAGAATTAATAGATTCCTATCAAGGAACTGTTTCATTACCTTTTGCAATGGGTAATTATCAACGCGTTGCTGTAAAAATAGTTGATGATCGGGGAATTGAATCCTTAAAAATTATCCGGCTTACTTAG
- a CDS encoding AAA family ATPase, with amino-acid sequence MLTNIKLKNFRAFREEIDVRIRPITILIGRNSAGKSTLIKFLLMLQQTLESSESNEGDFFSTEGRHVSLGTFKDLKNTNFRSNSFQFTLNLITNDLPDTKIQQIRKQLQKSKTVPKIKDNSVDITINLNYFSTVINEDPLGKVTSVKVDSQITSNDLMAEYYIFGSIPYIGKQAKHTVTCKIGGKKVLHKEETNIRRTRFLKFPLANDPVEILKSAFDNLYLDGIRNEIISMRHLSPVREESERSVILGSPPLDDVGHRGEYAMPHLQRLLTNGGERADFVLRHIESVVDIKDVKFTSQVKGFIPEFRAKNKLTGAESYLADFGFGVSQCIPIFVQGALLNRGQLLIVEQPEAQIHPTAQLEMGSFFAELWTKRGVPSIIETHSENIIIRLRKLIATEQLNSKDVTVAYFYIKDNSVQVKNLDINSDGSFEKGLPMEFFGADILEALSIDIM; translated from the coding sequence ATGTTAACCAATATTAAATTAAAAAATTTTCGCGCATTTCGAGAAGAGATAGATGTTCGTATCAGACCAATCACAATTTTGATTGGGCGTAACAGCGCTGGAAAATCGACACTGATTAAGTTTTTACTTATGCTCCAGCAAACTCTAGAATCTAGCGAATCTAATGAGGGTGATTTTTTTTCTACTGAGGGGCGACACGTCAGTCTTGGCACTTTTAAAGATTTAAAAAATACTAATTTTCGTAGTAATAGTTTTCAATTCACATTAAATCTCATAACCAATGATTTACCTGATACTAAAATTCAACAAATTAGAAAGCAACTCCAAAAAAGTAAAACTGTACCAAAAATAAAAGATAATAGTGTTGATATTACCATTAATTTAAATTATTTTTCAACTGTTATAAATGAAGATCCGCTAGGAAAAGTAACTAGTGTAAAAGTTGATTCACAAATTACATCAAATGATTTAATGGCTGAATATTACATTTTTGGAAGTATTCCATATATTGGTAAACAAGCTAAACACACAGTTACTTGTAAGATTGGAGGAAAAAAAGTTCTTCATAAAGAAGAAACAAATATTAGGCGTACTAGATTTCTGAAATTTCCTCTTGCAAATGATCCAGTCGAGATACTCAAATCTGCTTTTGATAATCTCTATCTGGATGGTATAAGAAATGAAATTATATCTATGCGGCATTTATCACCTGTTCGTGAAGAATCCGAGAGAAGTGTCATACTAGGTAGCCCTCCTCTGGATGATGTTGGACATAGGGGTGAATACGCTATGCCTCATTTACAGCGTTTGCTTACTAACGGTGGAGAAAGAGCAGATTTTGTTTTACGACATATTGAATCTGTTGTTGATATTAAAGATGTAAAATTTACATCTCAAGTGAAGGGTTTTATTCCTGAATTCCGAGCAAAAAACAAGTTAACTGGTGCAGAGTCTTATTTAGCTGATTTTGGTTTTGGTGTTAGTCAATGTATACCAATTTTTGTACAAGGTGCCTTACTCAACAGAGGACAACTACTTATTGTTGAACAACCAGAAGCGCAAATTCATCCCACAGCACAACTTGAAATGGGTTCTTTTTTCGCTGAATTATGGACAAAACGGGGCGTTCCATCGATAATTGAAACTCATAGTGAGAATATAATTATAAGATTGCGTAAGCTTATTGCAACAGAACAATTGAATTCAAAAGATGTGACTGTTGCATATTTTTACATCAAGGACAATTCTGTCCAAGTAAAGAATCTAGATATTAACTCGGATGGCAGTTTTGAAAAAGGACTTCCTATGGAATTTTTTGGAGCAGATATTCTAGAAGCTCTCAGTATTGATATTATGTAA
- a CDS encoding DEAD/DEAH box helicase family protein has protein sequence MLSPSEIRPLIINSPYEEPKKYWQYNYQTRLFKLVEGRRPAGYTIASEKSKSFDDPGKFVEIPLVNQIRLRVKAWCENGHPGVTGITKRLLEHWHNPEERDFPFFFCQLEAIETLIWLIESPPSEKVGIDIPSDGGAFKRLCCKMATGSGKTIVMAMLIAWQILNKVTYPQDSRFSKAIFIVAPGLTVKNRLQVLIPSTEKNYYDVFNIIPFGLFDKLYQGKVLVRNWHVLKWETKEQIAKKKGVDKRGAKSDEAYVRDILGELASFNNLLVINDEAHHAWRIPAESKIKGISKEEIEEATKWIGGLDRIHRARGILTCFDFSATPFVPSGKKSSEEALFGWIVSDFGLNDAIESGLVKTPRVVIRDDGRPNVRDFKSRYYHLYNDVEVKDDFNRKAKANESLPDLLTNAYYLLGKDWLETAKAWEQAGHKVPPVMISVANRTETAARINYAFNHDEIQIEELCIPERTLHIDSNVLKIAESQEESYEIEYRTSDINEDNTSDEEITPKLTKQEQAELLRQKVDTVGQLGKSGEQIQNVISVGMLSEGWDAKTVTHIMGIRAFTSQLLCEQVVGRGLRRTAYDINPETNLLEPEYVNIFGVPFTFIPYESNEETTPPPPQPKTEIKPDPEKQQFEISFPNIIRVDYIYKPELKLNLSQIEPLELDAFDNSTLAELAPIVDGKPDVTKIKGIDLEDLGRKFRMQKIAFETARDIFDQMKPGWRGNREYLLGKLIKLVEEFIHSGLIQINPPLFNLDEMRRRILITLNLRKLVQHIWNAIYLENTELIEPVFDQNHPIRSTGDMRTWYTGKPCEYTRKSHINCCTFDSTWEASEAFELDRNPNVEAWVKNDHLGFEILYIFEGVVRKYRPDFIIRLKTGSLLILETKGKYTQKDEAKSSFLEQWIQAVNQHRGFGFWQRDISRNPADVKMILERAVSLSK, from the coding sequence ATGTTATCTCCATCAGAAATTCGCCCGCTTATTATAAATTCCCCCTACGAGGAGCCAAAAAAATACTGGCAGTACAATTACCAAACTCGCCTTTTTAAACTTGTAGAAGGCAGAAGACCCGCAGGTTATACAATTGCTTCGGAAAAATCAAAATCCTTTGATGATCCTGGTAAGTTTGTTGAAATTCCTCTAGTTAATCAAATCCGTCTGCGAGTTAAAGCTTGGTGTGAGAATGGACATCCCGGCGTTACAGGTATTACCAAGCGTCTATTGGAACACTGGCACAATCCAGAAGAACGCGACTTTCCATTCTTCTTTTGCCAGTTAGAAGCAATAGAAACTTTAATTTGGCTGATTGAATCTCCACCATCTGAAAAGGTGGGTATTGATATTCCCTCTGATGGTGGAGCATTTAAACGTCTCTGCTGCAAAATGGCGACAGGTTCAGGAAAAACAATTGTTATGGCAATGCTAATTGCATGGCAAATCCTCAATAAAGTCACCTATCCCCAAGATTCCCGTTTTTCCAAAGCCATCTTTATTGTTGCACCCGGACTAACAGTTAAAAATCGCCTACAAGTTCTGATTCCTTCTACAGAAAAAAATTACTACGATGTTTTCAACATCATTCCTTTTGGCTTGTTTGATAAGCTGTATCAGGGTAAAGTCTTAGTCCGTAATTGGCATGTTCTCAAATGGGAGACAAAAGAACAAATTGCTAAAAAAAAGGGTGTAGATAAACGTGGAGCAAAAAGTGACGAAGCTTATGTCAGAGATATTTTAGGTGAACTTGCTAGTTTTAACAATCTTTTAGTCATTAATGATGAAGCACATCATGCTTGGCGTATTCCAGCAGAATCTAAAATAAAAGGTATTAGTAAAGAAGAGATTGAGGAAGCAACAAAATGGATTGGTGGACTTGATCGCATCCACAGAGCAAGAGGAATACTCACCTGTTTTGATTTTTCTGCCACACCCTTTGTACCTTCTGGTAAGAAAAGTTCAGAAGAAGCTTTATTTGGCTGGATTGTTAGTGATTTTGGGTTAAATGATGCCATTGAATCAGGCTTAGTTAAAACTCCTCGTGTTGTAATTCGTGATGATGGTAGACCTAACGTTAGAGACTTTAAATCGCGTTACTATCATTTATATAATGATGTTGAAGTTAAAGACGATTTCAATCGCAAAGCAAAAGCAAATGAATCTTTACCTGATTTACTTACTAATGCTTATTATTTATTAGGTAAGGACTGGTTAGAAACAGCCAAAGCTTGGGAGCAAGCTGGACATAAAGTTCCTCCGGTAATGATTTCTGTCGCTAATCGTACCGAAACCGCAGCCCGGATTAACTATGCCTTCAATCATGATGAAATTCAAATAGAAGAACTTTGCATTCCAGAACGTACTCTCCACATAGACTCTAATGTACTGAAAATAGCAGAGTCTCAGGAAGAAAGTTATGAAATAGAATATAGAACCTCAGATATTAATGAAGACAATACATCTGATGAAGAAATAACGCCTAAGTTAACTAAACAGGAACAAGCAGAACTTTTAAGGCAAAAGGTTGACACGGTTGGTCAACTTGGTAAATCAGGTGAACAAATTCAAAATGTTATCTCAGTTGGGATGCTGTCTGAAGGATGGGATGCTAAAACAGTAACTCACATTATGGGTATTAGAGCGTTCACCAGCCAACTTCTCTGTGAACAAGTTGTGGGTCGAGGCTTGAGAAGAACCGCTTACGATATAAACCCAGAAACAAATTTACTTGAACCAGAGTATGTCAACATTTTTGGTGTTCCTTTCACCTTTATTCCATATGAATCTAATGAAGAAACAACACCTCCACCCCCTCAACCTAAAACTGAAATCAAACCCGACCCAGAAAAGCAACAGTTTGAAATTAGCTTTCCCAATATCATCCGAGTTGATTATATTTATAAGCCGGAACTTAAACTTAATTTAAGTCAAATTGAGCCTTTAGAGCTAGATGCATTTGATAATAGTACACTGGCAGAATTAGCGCCAATTGTTGATGGCAAACCAGATGTTACAAAAATTAAGGGTATTGATTTAGAAGATTTAGGGCGCAAATTTAGGATGCAGAAAATTGCCTTCGAGACTGCTAGAGATATCTTTGATCAAATGAAACCTGGATGGAGAGGTAATCGAGAATATTTATTAGGGAAACTGATTAAATTAGTGGAAGAATTTATTCACTCAGGTTTAATCCAAATCAATCCACCATTATTCAATTTAGATGAAATGCGTAGGCGCATTCTGATCACTCTCAACTTAAGAAAATTAGTTCAGCACATTTGGAATGCTATTTATTTAGAAAATACAGAATTAATTGAACCTGTTTTTGACCAAAATCATCCAATTCGCTCTACTGGTGATATGCGTACATGGTATACTGGTAAGCCATGTGAATACACACGAAAATCACATATTAACTGCTGCACTTTCGATAGTACATGGGAAGCTAGTGAAGCATTTGAACTAGATAGAAATCCTAATGTTGAGGCTTGGGTTAAAAATGACCACCTTGGATTTGAAATTCTCTACATATTTGAAGGGGTTGTTCGCAAGTATCGACCAGACTTTATTATTCGCCTGAAAACTGGGAGTTTATTGATTTTAGAAACTAAAGGTAAATACACTCAGAAGGATGAAGCTAAAAGTTCATTTTTAGAACAATGGATTCAAGCAGTTAATCAACATAGGGGCTTTGGTTTCTGGCAACGAGATATATCAAGAAATCCAGCTGACGTTAAGATGATTTTAGAGAGAGCAGTTTCTTTGTCAAAATGA